A region of the Arcobacter sp. F155 genome:
TGAATTACTTCTATTTTAAAATTGATATTTAAAAGTAGGATTATTGCAGCTAGTAGTATAAAGGCATCTATAATTATAGCCCATTTTACACCAACTAGATTAACAACTATACCACTAAGAGCCATACCAGCAGCAAAAGTAAATGACCAAATAATAGAGTGAATTTCATTTGCTTTTTGTAAAGCTATCCCTGAAATTAGCTTTGGAAGAAGTGACATTTCAGTTGAGAAAAACATTGAAGCACTTGCCATTCTAATAAAAATAAAAATCATTAAAAGCCAAACCTCTTCTTTACTATCAATAGTTAAAAAAAGTAAGGTCATAAGAAGTTCCATTGATAAAAGGCTTATCATTAAAGGCTTTACTTTAAATTTATCAATAATAGCTCCAGAAAGTGGTGCTATTATAATTGCTGGTAAAAAGTGCATTGCAGTAACTACAGAAATTGCAAAAGCTGAAGAGTTAAATTGCACTAACATAGTATAAATAGCTACATTTGAAAACCAAGCAGCAAAGTATGCTACTAACTGTAAAAGAGACAATTGTCTAATTACAGTATAGTTTGTTAATAATTCACGATAATTCAATTTCTACTAAAACCTCTTGAAATATAGCAGAGTATGCTTCTTGGTCAGTTAAAAAAGGTGTTACATAGTTTGCATATTTATTTCCAGAGTATGCTAATACGCAATTTTCTTTTATATCTTCACTATTTTTTATTTTAATCTTTGTTTCTCCAAACTCAGATTTTAATAAAACCTCATCATCATTATTAAAACCTAAAGATGGGTTTACATATAAATAGTTATCCACTTTAAATTGAGAGTTTAAAGAATCTTTTCTTTTAGCTGTTAAAAAATAGTATTGGTTCTGTTTTTTCTTTTCATATAATTCATTTACTTCTAGCTCTTCTATAAACTCAAAGTTTTCAATATACGAACTATCCTCAACTTTTGTATTTATATAATAGTCTAAAATCTTTTCTTCATCATCAAGTTTTTCAAAATCAAATTTTTCATTTAGAAAGTTAGCTAAGTCATATTCACTTATACTATTTTCATCTTTCTTTTCTGTATAGTTTGAAATAGCTTTTAGCTCATGTCCATATGAAAGTCTCACATCTTTTTTTGTTAAAAATGAAGATGAAGGGATTATTAAATCTGCATATTTACTTGTTTCATTTAATACTGTTCCAAAAAATACAACAAAACTATTTTTTAGTCCTTCAATTACTTTCTTAGTATTTGGAGCAGTTACAACAGGATCTGTTCCTTGTATAAATACTAAATCAAAGTTTGAAAAATCAACTGTTGGAAGAGCTATTTTCTTCTTTGCCTTTGAAACTAGCTGTTTATCATAACCATAAGAAGAGTCATCTAAATACCAAAGTCCACCCTTTTCTTTGTTGTGAACTCCTATATATCCTGCAAAAGAGTCAATTGTTCTAAAGATTTGAGCACCTTCATAATATTTTTGAGGTCCAAGTCCTAAAAGAATAGAAACACTTTTCCCTTCTATTAGCTCAAAGAACTTAGTTACTTCAGATAATGATACTCCTGTAGTATGTTCATATGAAACTACTGGTTTAGACCTTGCTAAATCAAAAAACCAATCTGCACCTTCATGAGTAGAGATAAACTCTTCATCCTCTTGATTTGACATATGAGCAAATCTTGTTAGTAAAAGTGCTAAATCATGGTCTGTTTTTGGATTTATTTGTAAATGAAGTTCTGATTTTTTGGCAATCTTTGTTTTAATAGGGTCAATAGTTATAAAGGTTTTATCTTTTACAAGATTATACATATGAGATGAAGTTACTGTTAGATTTCTTCCCCAAGCAATTATCACATCACTATTAATAAGCTTCTCAATTGGTGGGTTTACATTTATTCCACCTCTTCCTTGTTCAATACCTAGTGAACCAATTGCATCGCAAAGGCTTCCTTTTGTAAGAGTTGAACCATACTTAGCAAAAAAAGTTTTTACGCAGTTTTGCATAATTCCTAGGTTTCCAGCACCTTTGTAAAATAGAGTTTTATCACTATTTGTATTTCTTAACTTTTCAACTAAAATATCTAAAGCTTCATCTAGATTAACTTCTTCATTTTTATAAAATGCTGTTTTTAAAAAGTCTTCTTTTAAAAGATTTGCAAAGTTTACACATAGTTTTTTATTTGTAACTAGATGATCACTACTACCTTTTATATTACCTTTTTCATCAACATACCCCTGACATGTATCATAACAGTCTAAAGGACATGCTACTAAATTATTTAAATTCAACTTTTACTAACCTAGAGAATACTTTTGGGTCAGGTACAACAATCTCTACTTTATATGATGATATGTGTTTTGAATCAGCAACTTTATATACTTTGTCTAACTTAATATTGCTTTTCTTACCATTTAAATAGATTTGTTTTGTTTTAATATCTGCTATATCATCAATAGGAACAAATATTTCTAATTTACCTTTTGATAAATCTTTCGCTTCATAAAGTAAAGTTCCAGGATTAACATAATCACCTTCTTTTACTGCAATATTATAGATATATCTATCTTTCTCTTTAAGCATTTTATTTTTAATACTATCTTTTAAGTTTGCAATTTTAACTTCAATATCTGCTTTAGTAGTTCTATAGTTTATTGCTTTTAATTTTTGAGAATCTTTTTCAAAGCCAGATTTAGATGATACTTGAAGCATTCTATTATAGTTTTTTTCTTCAATCTCTAGCATTTGAGATACTGCTTTTAATTTTACTTTTGATTGTTTTAAATCTATTCTATCAACATATGAATCAATCTCTACAATTTTTGAATTATTTGCTTTTTTACCTTCAATCTCATCATTTACATATATAACCTTACCACTTACAGATGCTTTTATTTCATAAGAGTTTACAGGTTCTAATTTTGCATAAAATTCATAAGCAAATAAAGAGTTAACTAAAAAAAGTAGTGCAAAAATATATTTCATTTTTAACCTTTGATATCTAATTGTTTAACTAAAGAGATAATAGCTTTTTGTGTCCCTTTAAAATCCTTAGTCTTTTCACACTCAAATATTAATTCATCTAATTGTGAATCATATTTCAAATAAGGAAGTAGTAACTTTAACATCTCTTCTTTAGTTTTGCATGACTTTAGTTTTTTTATTAGGGGTTTATCTTCTTTTGTCTTTTGTTTGTAAATCCTAGCATAAATATATAAACCAAATATTAATATTGTAACTAAACTTCCTAATGAAAAATATAGAAGTTTATCTTTTAAAGTTATACTTTTTTCAATAACTTTTTCTATCTCTTTAGGCTCATTTGATTTTTCTAACTTAGAACTTATTTCTTGTTTATTTAGTGAGTTTACTTTTACTTTAAACTCTTTTGTTTCTTTCTCTATAACTTTTTTTTGTGTTTTATCAAAATATCTTAGTTTAAAACTTGGTATAGTAATTGAAGAAGAAGGAACAATTGAAAATATTTTTTCATAACTTCCTTCAAAACCTTTTTTAGAATATGCTGTTTTTATTTGAGGTTTATTATCATAAATAGTTGCATTTTGAATATCAAGTTTAAAATCTTCAAGGTCATCAAAATTTCCAACTCCTTTGATATCTAATTTTAATGATACAGATTCACCCTCTTTAATCTCAGTTTTATCAATAGTTGCATTTATATCAAAATCACCTATTAGATTTACACTCTTAGGTAAAGGCTTAATATCAAAATCTAAAGAGTTAGAATAAACTCTTTTTTCAACAGGAACACTTAAAAAAGAGAAATTCCCATAGTTTGAGTTTTGATTTACTAGCTGAACAATTATTGCTAAAGGATTGACTTTTAACTTTCCTTCTTTTTGAGGAAAAAGTAAATACTCTAACTCTTGAACAATATAACCATTTTCTTCATATCTTCTATTTTTATTATCAACTTTTTTATACCAAAAGTTCTCAAAATGTGGTGGTTCAAATCCTAAGTTTGTTATTTGCAAACTCTTTTTATATTTAAAAATAAGTTTTAATAAAATATCTTCACCCACATAAGCTTCTTGTTTTGAAGCGTTCAATTGTAAATCAAAATTATTAGAGATAGTTTTATTAACTATTCTTTGAGTGATTTTTCTTGAAGGAGATTGAATTTCAACTCCATCTATTTCAAAAGTAAAAGAAGGAATAGTAAAATCTTTTTGAGGTAGGATTTGAAACTTTTGGCTTATTTTTTCACTATAGTTACCATTGATTATCTGTAAAGACCTAGATGTTCCTAAGTTTTGTACAACATAAGAGTCTATTTTTTCTATTTTTGGAAATTTTATTGAACTACCAGTAACTTCAAGCTCAAAAGTAAAAGGTTCCCCTTTTACAAATGAATTTGCAGAGTTAAGATTAACACTTGAAAACAATTCTAAAGTTAATATAAAAATAATAATTAAAGATTTAACTACTGTTTTCATTAAAAGTCTAATGTTCCTTCTATTGCAAAGTTAGCTTTTGAATCAAGTTCTGCATGGGATAATACTGCAACTTGAAGTCCAAACTTCTCATAAATTTCAGAGATTCTTTTTCTTAGCATTGGATCAACAACCATTGCAACCTTACCAAAGCCTTTTGTCTCTATTTGCTCTAATAACTCTTTTGTTTTAGTTACTAAGTTATTAATTTCAGCAATTGAAAGCATTAACTGAGAAACGCCATGCTGTTCTTGTAGTTTTCCAATAAATTGCTGTTCAATTTCAGGTTTTATTGTAACAATATGAAGAGTATCATCAGTATCTTTAAATCTATTTGTAATAAGTCTGTATAACTTACTTCTTACATGTTCAAGTAATACATCAGGAGCTTTCGTAAACTCTGCAATATCTGCAACTGCTTCAATAATTGTTAACATATCAACAATAGGTATTTTCTCATGAAGTAAATCTCTACATACTTTTAATAATGCTCCATAAGAAGTCACTTTCATAGCCTCTTCAATAACAATTGGGAAGTCTTTTTTAAGCCTTTCAACAATATCAACTATATCTTGTCTTGTAATAATATCTTCTGCATGTTTCTTAATAAGTTCAGAAATATGTGTTGAGATAATTGTTGGAGCATCTACAACTGTAAATCCATTCATTAATGCATCATCTTTTTGTGACTCTTCAATCCAAACTGCATCAAGATTAAACACAGGCTCTTTTACTTTAAGACCCTTTAGTTTTCCTGGAATTCCACCCATAGCAAGAAGTTTTTCAACTTCAACTTTACCTTTAGTTAATGGTATTCTTTTTAAATAAAGCTCATACTCATTTGAAGGTAAATTTGCATCATCTGAAATTCTAATTTGAGGAATAACAAATCCTAAGTCAGCTGCAATTGTTTTTCTAATAGCTTTAATCTTATCAAGAAGCTCTGAATTTCCTTGAACTAATTGTAAAAGTCTAATTCCAAGTTTAAGCTCAAGAACATCCATTTTCATGATATTTTCCATTACTTGGTTTTCATCTGGAGCTGATTCTTGTTTTTTCTTCTCTTTTAATGCTTCAATATCTGATTTATCATCAATTGATTTTGCTTTCTTAGTAGTCTCTGGTGTAAATAATCTTGTAAGTGCATTATCTTTCCCATCTTCTATCATTGAAATTGTATATCCAATTGAAGCTAATACTAATCCCATAACAACTAAAATTCCTGTTGGGAACCCTGGAACAAAACCAAAGAAAATAAGACCTACTCCAACTAGAATCAATGATTTTGAGTCTTTAACTAATTGAGAAACAGATTGATTTGCAAACTTATCTTCATCCATATTTGAACGAGTAATAATTACAGCAGTTGCAGTTGAAAGAATTAATGCTGGAAGTTGAGCTACTAAACCATCACCAATAGTTAAAATTGTATATATTTCACCACTTTGTGCAACTGTCATATCATGTTGGAACAAACCAATAAGTAGTCCACCAATTAAGTTTACTAAAGTAATAATAATACCAGCAACGGCATCACCTTTTACAAACTTTGAAGACCCATCCATCGCTCCATAGAAGTTAGCATCAGAAATTAGTTCTTTTCTTCTTACTTGAGCTTCTTTATCATCTATAAAGCCTGCATTTAAGTCTGCATCAATTGCCATTTGTTTACCAGGCATAGAATCAAGTGTAAATCTTGCAGTAACCTCAGCAACTCTTGTTGCACCTTTTGTAACAACCATAAAGTTAATAAGTACTAAAATAATAAATACAATAATACCAATAACCATATTTCCACCAACAACAAATTCTCCAAAGGCTGAAATAATGGAACTTACAGAGTCTGGGCCATTATGTCCCTCACTTAGAATTGACCTAGTTGTAGCAATATTTAAAGATAGTCTAAAAAGAGCTAATATTAAAATAATTGTAGGAAAAGTCGTAAGGTCTGAGGGTCTTTGTATATATAAAGAAATTAATAATATTAATAAAGATAAAGACAAAGATATAATTAAAAAAAAGTCTAGTACCCCTTTTGGTAGAGGTACTATGATAATCATCAGTATTGCAACAAAAAGTGCAACAACAAATAAGTCTTTAGAAAACAGTCTTTTTATATTCATTTAGGTCTTTAGCTTATCTAACAAAATTAACTAAAGTAAGTTGATTCATCTTATTTATAGTTGAATATAAAGCTGTAAATGTTACTTCTAATGCTTTTGCTTCTACAGCAAGTTTAGTTAAATCTGCTGCACCTACCTCATGAGACATAATATCAAACTGATTTATTTTAGATTCTACTCTCTCTAAAGAGATTTCAAATACTTTATTTCTACCACCAAGTTTTGCATGACCAACATTCGCAGTATCAAAAGCTTGTGAAATCATATCTAAGGCTTCACCTAATTCTGCATCAGCTTCTGCTTTTGTAATAGTATTTCCTGCTGCATCTTTTAATTCAAGGGCATTAATAATTTTATCTACTACATCAAAAGTATTACCCTTTGCCTCAAATTTTGTACCATCTACATTTGGTAAAACAACTTCATAATCTTTATTTGTTCCATTTTTTACAGCTAAGACTTCATCTGTTTTATTTCCTTCTTCATCGTACTTAACAATTTGAATTTTACTAAGTTCTGTAGGAGCTGGATTGGCTCCTGAAGGAGTATAAGCTAAGGCACTCATATCTACAGAAAATGGTGCAGGAGCTGGTCCACCTGCTACGGCAATAGAATCTCCAGCATCATTTTCAATTGCTGTACCACCTGCATTTAATCTCCATTCAGTTCCATTTTCATCTATTAATGGTTCATTTGCATCGAAAGAAAGAACAGGAGAAGGAGAAGTTGCTGTTGTTGATGGAGTAACTCCTTCAAGCTTCCACTCAAAACGCCCTTCATCAATAATTCTATCAGTTTTTTCAAAGTTTAAAGTTTCACCCTTTAATCCTATCTCGGCAGTATAAAGAAAAGTCTCAAATCCAGTTACACCTTTTTCTCTATAAGAACCATCTTCAACTGCTGTTTTTCTTAAGAAGCTATCCCCTTGATATGTAACTTTTCCAGAAGCATCTTGCACAAATGGTTTAATCATTGAATCAGAACCAGCATAAATATATTCACCTTCAACCTGCTCATTTGATAACATATAAAGGTTCTCTTTTACACCCTTTAGATTTACAGCAATAGCTTCCCTTGCATTTTGACTAACTGTATCTGTATTTGCTTTAATTAATTCAGTTTTCACATATGTTAGAAGGTTTTTAATTTCATCTAATGTAGAGTCAGATACATTATTTTGGGCATTAGTTTTTTGTATTTGTAGCTTAATACCTTCATATACTTTAATTTTATCATCTAAGTAGATATCCCTAGTAAATAGGTTTGCATCATCACTTCCATATTGTAATATCTTAGTACTACTCATTTGATAACTAATTCTTTGTTGTTCATTATTTAAGTTACTTAACCTAAATAACATTTCTGAAGTTGATCTAATCATTGGAATACCTCCTTAAACTTCGCTACTATCTCATTAAAATTATACTGTTCTTTCATACCTTGTGTCAAGAAAGTTCTAATTTTCTCTTTTCTAGCTAAGGCATCATCTAGTTCTTTGTCCATTCCAGGTTTATATGCCCCTACACGAACTAAAACTTCATTCTCTTTTATCATAGATAATACCCTTTTTAGCTTTAAAAAATAATTATAGTGCTCATCATTAACAACTTTATCCATTACCCTTGATGCCGACTTCAGAAGATTTATTGGAGGATAAAAACCTTGTTCTGTTAATTCTCTTGTTAAAACTATATGTCCATCAAGAATTGATCTACTCTGATCAGCAATAGGATCATTCATATCATCACCATCAACTAAAACCGTAAAAAATGCAGTAATAGAACCCTTAGCATTATTACCAGCTCGTTCCATTAATTGTGGTAAAAGTGCAAAAACTGAAGGTGGATACCCCCTACTTACTGGTGGTTCTCCAGTACTTAATCCAATCTCCCTTTGAGCCATTGCAAATCTTGTTACAGAATCCATCATTAAAAGAACATCATGTCCTTTATCCCTAAAGAACTCTGCAATTGCCATTGCTGTAAAAGCACCATATTTACGCATTAAAGCTGACTCATCTGATGTAGCTGCAACAATAATTGTATTTTCTAGGTTATTATTTAAGTTGTAATGAATAAACTCAGGAATCTCACGACCCCTTTCCCCAATTAATGCAACTACTTTTATTTGAGCTTCGCAACCTTTAACAATCATTCCCATTAAAGTAGATTTACCAACACCCGAACCTGCAAAGATACCTACTTTTTGTCCTTTCCCAGCAGTTAACATAGAATCAATTGCTTTTACACCTGTTGAGAACCTCTCATCAATAACTCCCCTTTCAAGAGGAGACATAGAGACTTTATTAATTGCAGAACTTTCAGCTAAATCCTTGATTTTTCCTTTTTCATCAATAGGCTCACCTAAAGCATTTACAACTCTTCCTAAAAGACCATATCCTGTCTCAACAGATAATCCATCTTTTTGTAAAAATACCTTATCATGTATTCTAAAACCATCAATAAAAGAGAAAGGAACAATTGTAAAATCACTTGACTCAATTGATGCAACCATTCCTAAAACCGTATAGATATGCTGCTGTGACTCAATTCTTACAATATCACCTACAGCAACTTCTATTCCAGAAGCTTTAATTGTAGTTGAAGAGATATGTTTAATTCTTCCAAAAGGGATAGAAAGCTCAGTTGAGTCAATACTATTTAATAACGAATCAATATCCATATTTACATCTCATCACACATTTTCTTATATAAACTATCTGTTGTTCCTTCAATTGATTTACACTTATTGATAAATTCATCTTTTTTAATATTATTCTCAAACTCTTCATATAAAACTATTAACTCATAATAAACTTGTGCTAAATTATTTGGAGTTATTTTTCTTGAGTAATCCAGAGCATCTAAAAGTAAATTTAAAGACTCTTCATTTTTATTGTTTGTTTGAGCTATTTTTGCTAAT
Encoded here:
- a CDS encoding molybdopterin-dependent oxidoreductase, which codes for MNLNNLVACPLDCYDTCQGYVDEKGNIKGSSDHLVTNKKLCVNFANLLKEDFLKTAFYKNEEVNLDEALDILVEKLRNTNSDKTLFYKGAGNLGIMQNCVKTFFAKYGSTLTKGSLCDAIGSLGIEQGRGGINVNPPIEKLINSDVIIAWGRNLTVTSSHMYNLVKDKTFITIDPIKTKIAKKSELHLQINPKTDHDLALLLTRFAHMSNQEDEEFISTHEGADWFFDLARSKPVVSYEHTTGVSLSEVTKFFELIEGKSVSILLGLGPQKYYEGAQIFRTIDSFAGYIGVHNKEKGGLWYLDDSSYGYDKQLVSKAKKKIALPTVDFSNFDLVFIQGTDPVVTAPNTKKVIEGLKNSFVVFFGTVLNETSKYADLIIPSSSFLTKKDVRLSYGHELKAISNYTEKKDENSISEYDLANFLNEKFDFEKLDDEEKILDYYINTKVEDSSYIENFEFIEELEVNELYEKKKQNQYYFLTAKRKDSLNSQFKVDNYLYVNPSLGFNNDDEVLLKSEFGETKIKIKNSEDIKENCVLAYSGNKYANYVTPFLTDQEAYSAIFQEVLVEIELS
- a CDS encoding HlyD family efflux transporter periplasmic adaptor subunit, translating into MKYIFALLFLVNSLFAYEFYAKLEPVNSYEIKASVSGKVIYVNDEIEGKKANNSKIVEIDSYVDRIDLKQSKVKLKAVSQMLEIEEKNYNRMLQVSSKSGFEKDSQKLKAINYRTTKADIEVKIANLKDSIKNKMLKEKDRYIYNIAVKEGDYVNPGTLLYEAKDLSKGKLEIFVPIDDIADIKTKQIYLNGKKSNIKLDKVYKVADSKHISSYKVEIVVPDPKVFSRLVKVEFK
- a CDS encoding BatD family protein, translating into MKTVVKSLIIIFILTLELFSSVNLNSANSFVKGEPFTFELEVTGSSIKFPKIEKIDSYVVQNLGTSRSLQIINGNYSEKISQKFQILPQKDFTIPSFTFEIDGVEIQSPSRKITQRIVNKTISNNFDLQLNASKQEAYVGEDILLKLIFKYKKSLQITNLGFEPPHFENFWYKKVDNKNRRYEENGYIVQELEYLLFPQKEGKLKVNPLAIIVQLVNQNSNYGNFSFLSVPVEKRVYSNSLDFDIKPLPKSVNLIGDFDINATIDKTEIKEGESVSLKLDIKGVGNFDDLEDFKLDIQNATIYDNKPQIKTAYSKKGFEGSYEKIFSIVPSSSITIPSFKLRYFDKTQKKVIEKETKEFKVKVNSLNKQEISSKLEKSNEPKEIEKVIEKSITLKDKLLYFSLGSLVTILIFGLYIYARIYKQKTKEDKPLIKKLKSCKTKEEMLKLLLPYLKYDSQLDELIFECEKTKDFKGTQKAIISLVKQLDIKG
- the flhA gene encoding flagellar biosynthesis protein FlhA; the encoded protein is MNIKRLFSKDLFVVALFVAILMIIIVPLPKGVLDFFLIISLSLSLLILLISLYIQRPSDLTTFPTIILILALFRLSLNIATTRSILSEGHNGPDSVSSIISAFGEFVVGGNMVIGIIVFIILVLINFMVVTKGATRVAEVTARFTLDSMPGKQMAIDADLNAGFIDDKEAQVRRKELISDANFYGAMDGSSKFVKGDAVAGIIITLVNLIGGLLIGLFQHDMTVAQSGEIYTILTIGDGLVAQLPALILSTATAVIITRSNMDEDKFANQSVSQLVKDSKSLILVGVGLIFFGFVPGFPTGILVVMGLVLASIGYTISMIEDGKDNALTRLFTPETTKKAKSIDDKSDIEALKEKKKQESAPDENQVMENIMKMDVLELKLGIRLLQLVQGNSELLDKIKAIRKTIAADLGFVIPQIRISDDANLPSNEYELYLKRIPLTKGKVEVEKLLAMGGIPGKLKGLKVKEPVFNLDAVWIEESQKDDALMNGFTVVDAPTIISTHISELIKKHAEDIITRQDIVDIVERLKKDFPIVIEEAMKVTSYGALLKVCRDLLHEKIPIVDMLTIIEAVADIAEFTKAPDVLLEHVRSKLYRLITNRFKDTDDTLHIVTIKPEIEQQFIGKLQEQHGVSQLMLSIAEINNLVTKTKELLEQIETKGFGKVAMVVDPMLRKRISEIYEKFGLQVAVLSHAELDSKANFAIEGTLDF
- a CDS encoding flagellar hook-associated protein 3, whose protein sequence is MIRSTSEMLFRLSNLNNEQQRISYQMSSTKILQYGSDDANLFTRDIYLDDKIKVYEGIKLQIQKTNAQNNVSDSTLDEIKNLLTYVKTELIKANTDTVSQNAREAIAVNLKGVKENLYMLSNEQVEGEYIYAGSDSMIKPFVQDASGKVTYQGDSFLRKTAVEDGSYREKGVTGFETFLYTAEIGLKGETLNFEKTDRIIDEGRFEWKLEGVTPSTTATSPSPVLSFDANEPLIDENGTEWRLNAGGTAIENDAGDSIAVAGGPAPAPFSVDMSALAYTPSGANPAPTELSKIQIVKYDEEGNKTDEVLAVKNGTNKDYEVVLPNVDGTKFEAKGNTFDVVDKIINALELKDAAGNTITKAEADAELGEALDMISQAFDTANVGHAKLGGRNKVFEISLERVESKINQFDIMSHEVGAADLTKLAVEAKALEVTFTALYSTINKMNQLTLVNFVR
- the fliI gene encoding flagellar protein export ATPase FliI, producing the protein MDIDSLLNSIDSTELSIPFGRIKHISSTTIKASGIEVAVGDIVRIESQQHIYTVLGMVASIESSDFTIVPFSFIDGFRIHDKVFLQKDGLSVETGYGLLGRVVNALGEPIDEKGKIKDLAESSAINKVSMSPLERGVIDERFSTGVKAIDSMLTAGKGQKVGIFAGSGVGKSTLMGMIVKGCEAQIKVVALIGERGREIPEFIHYNLNNNLENTIIVAATSDESALMRKYGAFTAMAIAEFFRDKGHDVLLMMDSVTRFAMAQREIGLSTGEPPVSRGYPPSVFALLPQLMERAGNNAKGSITAFFTVLVDGDDMNDPIADQSRSILDGHIVLTRELTEQGFYPPINLLKSASRVMDKVVNDEHYNYFLKLKRVLSMIKENEVLVRVGAYKPGMDKELDDALARKEKIRTFLTQGMKEQYNFNEIVAKFKEVFQ